GAGCCCGGCCACCTCGTGGCCATAAACAAATCGCCCTTAATAAACTGCATCATCATCTCACTCTGAATCAAGGCAGCCTGATAATGCGATCTCTCAATTCTGTGCCATAGGGGCCCTGCGTTCCATTCTGAAATTATAACGTCTATCCCATACTGGGAATACCTGCTGCGGAAATTGTTTATCTCCTCGTTGTAAGTCAAATGTTCGCCTGCCCATTCGGTATGCTCAGCTGTGATTGGAACATCATTGATAAAATTCTCCCACGTAGCCAAATTCTCAGCCGGCTCATCCTTATCGCCCCATCTCCAGTAGCAGTGCAGGTCTGCATAGTCAACTTTATCACCTGCAAGCTCAAAAAATTCGCTCCATCTCGGTGCAGAATAAGGCGTATTGAAATGATTGGAGGTGTTTACGATAATCTCAATATTCGGGTCTATCTGCTTCATTGCGGGGACAAACATATTAACAATACCGGCAAGCTCTGATGCTGTCATATTAAAAGGCTCGTTGCCTATACGCCAGTATTTGATGTTGTAATTGTTGTTTTTGCAGTGCTGCACAAGAGCAAGCGTTTCGTTCAATGAATCCTGAATTCTGTTGTATCTCCAGCCGGACTGGAAGTTTATCGTAATAAAAGGCTCCACATCAAGCAAATAGCACCAGTACCGATAATCATCTATATCCATGGTATGTTCGGACTGGCAAACACTTTTATCCTCGAAGTAGTAAAAGGAATCCGGATCGGTCTCCCACGAATCTCTCCAAGCCGGGGCTCCCGGGCATTCCTGCCAGTGCCAGCCGCCTTTTGCTGTGTCGGGATAACGAAGAACCTCAGCCCCCAGCTCGGAAATCCTCTGGGGAATAATTCCGTTAGACCAGCGCTGGTCATTGTCGAAGCAGGTATTCACGCACGTTCCGTTTAGGTATGGGCTGATCTGGTGAAGCTGGTTATTATTGTCTATCACTATTTCTACATCCGATTTTAAGCTAAGCCAGCTAATAGCAAGCTGTTTGAGGTCTTGTTTTGTAATATTTCCTGAGGGCTCTAAGTCTGCGGTTTCGCTGAAATTATCATTCTCAAAATCTGAAAGCCAGCATTCGCCCAAATTCGAAAAGTCCTCTAAATCTACAACATAATCTGCGTTCAGATCGGAGGGAAAAGTTTTGATTTGCGTTTGGATTATCGTCTTGCCGTTTTCAAGACGAACCTCCACCTCTGCCAGCGGATGGCCTCCGTATGCCTTGATAAAGCCTTCTGATTTGAGCTGATTTGCCAAATCCTGCTGATCTGCATTGATTGTAAGACTGCCGTCAGTTATGTTTATCTTTCCCGTGCTGAGCTGTGAATTATCCACCCTGAGCCAATTCACCTCTACCGTGCCGTCTGCTATAAACAGATGCCCTGAAGCCGGAGCGTTATTTTCGCTTCTGGCAATCCAGAGGGTGTTGCTGATTCTAACTGAAGAGCCGTTTTTAACAGTCATCCTTCCCGTTTGAGAATTTCCGACGTAAAAAATGCCTTCAGCATCAAGTGTGCTGTCTGAAAGCAAAAGCTCGGCAGTTCCGCCTCCCCAGCTTCCTGCACCGCCCCAGCCGTTTACCTGCAGGGAGGCTGATTTCAGCTGCATTTTACCGGTCTTAAATTTGAAAGCATTGCAGCAGAGCTCATCTCCGGATTCTATCACAGGGCTGGCTGAATCACCCTGCACATCGATTGTAATATCCTCGCTGCAAATCGGGACATGGTTCTGTCCCCAGTTTGCGGGGGTTGTCCATTTATGTCCGCTGCCGTTGTCAGACCACCAGTTTCCTGCTGCCGCGCAGACTGGTGAGAACAATAAAAAAGCTGAAGCAAATAAGCAAATGATTTGGCTGTAACTTTGTTTTATCATAAAAGCTCAATTCTGAATATTGGAATTAACAGAAAAAACCTGCACGCCCCTTTAAGAACGTGCAAGTTTTAGAGCACAGTTGGATGTTTTGATCAGTCTTCAGAAGGCCAGAGCTTTTCTTCAACCCAGCAGTCGAACATATTGCTCAAATCTGTCAGGTCAACTGAATTGTCGTGGTTTTTATCCGCCCAAGAACGAACGGCCTGATACACTGAATCCTGCCCAGCAAGATACAAGATCTCTTCCTGGCTCAGAGCACGGTTGTAGAATCTCAGATCATCAACCTTTCCGTTCCAGCCACGAATAAGCTCCCAGTTTGTAACATCAATCAGACTGCAGGCAGAGTAGGCATCTCTTGCCATCATCTCGCCGTTTCTGTATATGTTCAGCTCGCCTGTGTTTGCATTTTTCACAAAGGCATAATGATTCCAGCTTCCCTGCCAGTCTTCAGGACCTGCCCAGCCCCAGCTGAGCTTGTCGCCGTTCAGTGCAAATTCAACTATGTTGCCTTCCTTCTGATACGACCCGGGAAGATAAACTGCTCCAGCCCAGTTTGGATTCTTAAACTTCATCAGATTTTGATCTGATGTCCTGGCATCAGTATTCCCGTTCACCCACAATGATACAGTAACTTCATCTGCTCCTGCGGCATTCGGGTCTGAGAGTCTTTCAGGTACTAATGATTCTCCCGGGAACTGGAACCAGCCGCTGGAAATCACAGAAAGATCTAAACAGCCCCCGTCATAGCCGCTGGTCGGGTTCCAAGCCCCAGCTGGCATACTCGTGCCTTTTAACTCTCCGTCAAGCTGGTTAGCTGAGCAGTCAGAAATGATTTCACCTTCTGTTTCGTCAAACTTATATCTTGCGGTAAGGCCTGCCGGCTCGCTTTCGGCTGCTGTTACAATCTTTCCAGACATTCCCCAGTCATTAGCAATTACAGAATAATCACCAAGATCAGCTAAGCAGTCTGTACCACGGAAATCCCCAAAAGCGTATCTGTTAACGCAGCGTTTCGGATGAACTTGCAGATTGTCGAAGAATATGCTTCCCTCTCCGCAGCCTGCAGCATCGATCCCGAGAGTAACTGTTTGAACATCTGTGATATCAACGCCTCCTGCAGCGAAATCAGAGAGCTTTGCATCAAAGCCCTTCCACTGATTTGCCCTGTCTGCAACGGAAGGATTATACAATACGCTGTAGCTGTTTGAGCTGCTGTCTGTAAGGGAAATAGAAAGCAGAGCGTTCATCGGCAGCTCGCCGAAGAAGCTTACAGTAATTGCTTCGCCCTCTCCAAAAGAAAGGTCGCTGAATGGCAGAATTCTGGATGTCTCAGCCAGCCCGTCATTGTATGCAAGCTCTACAGCCTGCTGATTCTCCGCTATAACCGTATTAGGGTCGGGTGCAGGGGACCATACATCGCCAACAGGGGAGGCTTCATCGTAGCTCTCAAAATCATCTATAAGATTATACTCAGGCGTGTTAAAGCTCCATACATCACCCTTCCAAACTTCAGAAGTATCAGTGTTCACTGAATCCACTCTCCAGAAATACTCCTCATCAAGGCTCAGGCCGGACATAGGCCCGTAAGAATAAACGAGATTCGGGTCTGAGTCTGGAGTTTCGAATCTGCCCTGATATATGCCCGTAGTTGAAGGTGTTGCCGCTGATACGTCCTCATAGCTTGTTCCGAAATAAACATCGTGATGTGTTTCGAATTCACCCGGCTGCCATGAAAGTGTGAGCGGAGCTGTATAATACTCCAATTCCTTCGTATCTGCGGGCATAGGATTGAATACATTCTCCTCTGGCAGTTTTGATGCGGTTATCACAGTGTGCGTACCGTCTTCAATTATGCTGACTGATCCTCTCGGATCGCCGCCGTAAGCTGTAAGCAGACCGTCTTGAACATACTGCTCGAATTTGTTCTTCTTATACCCGGCCACTTTCAGCGTGCCTCCGGTTACATCTACTTTACCGCCATCCTGAATGACGATGTCGTCAGCTGTTACAGTGCCGCCGTAGGCGTTGAGCTCTGCAGTTCCCCCGGAGCTGCTCCAGTCGCCCGGAACATAGAGGCTCCAGTTTACATCAACCGTCCCCGAATTTACATTCAGCACGCCTCTTGTGTCTGCGTACCGTCCTAGAAACAGTGCTTTCTCTCCAATGAATGAGCCCCCTTGGCTTATTTCGATAGTCCCGTCTGCATCGCTGCCCCAGTTTCCTGCTGTAACGTTGTCGTATGCCTTCAAGCTGCCTTTAACTACCAGATAACTAGGGCCTGAGTTTTTTCCGACTAACAAACTTCCGCATTCAAAATCACCTTCCGGGCTCACCTGAGCCCTTGCTTCCCAGCCGGATTTATTGATCTCTACAGCAGCGGCTGAAGAATCGGGAACTGTGCTTTGCCCCCAGTTATTCGCATTGCCCCAAGACCAGTCATTATACTCGGCATTAGTCCACCAGTTGGCTGCCTGCGCACTTACGATAATGCACAAAATACACGTAAAGTTTAACAACTTCATAATATAGCTCCTTAAAATTAACATTAAAATCTATTATACACTGCCAAGCCTCTCTGAAGAACACCTATTTGTATTTATTATCCGCCAAAACTTAAACAGTGGCTCAGCCTTCTTGTTCTTAATTAAATACTGCCCTTAGCTCTTCAGTACTAATGCTCTGCTGCGGGGCAAAATTTTCGCTCTGCATATAGTTGTAGATGCTGGTTTTCAGCTGTCTTGCAGCGGGCCTTTCATCCAGCCCAGACTCTATATCCATGCAGCAAACCAGTACGCTGCCTTCGCCCACTTTCGCCTCAAAAAGCAGCCCGAGCTTTCTGTTTCTGTGCCAGTCGTCTATCATCTGGATCGCCGGCCGGAAATCTCTCGGCATCTCGTTTAGTATCATAGGCTTGCAGTCATTCATCAATCCCCACCACTGCCAGTTTGTATGCATATCAGTGGGAAAATCATTGAATACCGGATGGTTTGGATCACAGAGCATACCAAGCGTATCTGATTCGCCGCCGTCTGTCCACGGGCAGTTCCAGTATATGCTGGGGAAGCACGGTTTCACATTTCCCTTAATGTAATCTTTTTCCGGAAGAAGGAGCATTTTCGCGCCTTCCAGCAGATAATCCATACTCTCCGCATTTAGCGTTTCTGCGATTATGAAATCCTTTGGCTCGGGCACTTCCGCCTTTTCCGGATAAACCCAGAAATCCCAGTTATTCTCAGCATCTGCCTGAAGGATGCTGACGCTGATGTTATACTTTGCCGGTGCGTTCAGGCTGGAGAGATTGAATCTGATTCTGCCTGCCCAATGCCCGTTGCCCACTGGCAGATTCACCTCAGGGCAAACCCCGCGTTTTACCGTCTCGCCTGATTCATCTTTAATCGCCCATCTGAGCTGAGTATTCGATATCTCGCTTTGGCTGAAATTTGCGGCCTCAAGTTTGGCATCAAATTGTTCATGCGAAGTAAACACTCGCTTTTTCATTCTGAGAAGCGGAACAACCGGCGAGCAGAATTTTCGGAATTCTTCCCCGCTTACATAACCCTTTGAGTCCCAGAAACCATCAAGAACGCCCACTAAGGCCGTGCCCTGACCGAGGAAATCATGAATATCCAAAAGCTGAAAGCCTCCGAGGCCTTTGGTTCTGAGCCCTGCTTCAATTTCCTCCTTAAACTGCTTAACCTGCCATTTTCCTGAGGCCTGAACGAAATCATCATTCTGCTCAAGCATTCCCCTCTCTTCGAGCTGGTCTCTGGCTATGATCAAATAGCCGGGCGTTAGGCTGCCGGTAAATTTATCGATATCGTCAACATCCGGATAGCTGCACCTCTGGACAGTTTCATGCTGAATAAGCGGCTTGGGATAAAGCGCTGCGATAGTGCTGTAGTCCAGGTTGGTATCAGGCTCTCTTGAGGTAAGATAGCTGGAGCCGGGAACAGGCGGCCAGCCGCACTGGTATCGAATCCGGAATCTTCGCAGAGCTTCAAGATTTTGTGCCCCGCTTACGCTTACAGATTTGCCTATATAGTATTCAGTGTTTTCCGAATTGAAGCCGTTTGCGTAGCCAGTATAAAGCCTTCTCCGGTCATCGTTTTTGGTTTCCCGAATCAATTCTTCCATTATCTCGGCCTTCATCCAGCCTTCATTCCCAACGCCGTAAAGAGTGAATGATGGGTGATTACCGTATTCTTTGAGGATTCTTTTCCATTCGGCTTTAACATAAGCCGCTATATCTGAATCTCTTCTTTTTACACCCGCCCAGATATTGCATTCGGGCTGGAGATATACCCCTGCCCTGTCTGCCGCCTCAAATGCCGGCTCAGGAGGGCACCACGAATGGAATCTTATGTGATTTAGGCCGTAGTTTTTGCACTGAGTCATAATCTTTTCCCAGTACTCAATATCCATTGAGGGATAGCCTGTTTTTGGGAAAATGCAGCATTCAAGTGTTCCACGAAGGAAGGTCTTTCTTCCATTAACAAGGAAGCTGCTTCCTTCTGTTTCGATCTCCCTCATCCCGAAAACTGCCGATTCTGCTATTTCCTGCCGGCCTTCAAGATTAAGGCTCAAATTCATCCTGTAGAGATTGGGGCTGAATTCATCCCAGAGCAAAACGTCTTCGCCCATCGGGAAACTAACGGCTATCTCCGGATTTATGCTGCCTGCAGTTACGGGAAATGAATGGACGCCTGTTTTATGCTGATTGCCGGTATTAAAAGAAGATGCGCTGATTTTCAGCTTGCCGTATTCAGATTCCTCAATGCCTGATACTTTAAGCTTAACTTCGGCAGTTTTTTCTGCTATATTCGGATACACCTGCACATCGCTTATCCTGAGCTTCGGCTTGGCAGAAAGCTCAATCGCTCCGATAATTCCGTTCCACGGGGTTTGGGTGTGGTTGGTGATTGAATGGGAGTTTTTACCTATAGGATAGAGCATCCTGTTATCCACAGCTATAGTAATCTTATGCCTACCCGAAGACAATTGGTTTGTGCAGTTATACTTATGACTCGCTGCAAGGCTGTCGAACTGACCGACCTTTTCAGAATCAATCCAGACGTGAGAACGCCAGTGAACTCTTTCAAGGTTTAGGAATATCTCCTTATCTTCCCAGTTTTCAGGAATCTCAACTTCCTTTGTGAACCATGCGAGCCCCGTATAATGACGGTCTGGATTGAGAAAATAGGGTATCAGGATATTGCCCGGCTTTGAATACTCATCATACATAGGATGCTCAGGCCATTTGGGATAATTTTTAAAGTCAACAGACTTTCGCCAGACAAAATCGGTGTCTAAACCGATCTCTTCTCCGTACCCCTGCTCCTGAATAGAGCCGGGCAGATTTATTCTCTTTTCAAAGCTTTGATTAAACCAACTCTGTTCTTCGCCTTCATCCTGAGGATCTAGTTTGAACTGCCACTGACCGCTTAAGTCGATAGAGGCTGCAAAAACGGATACAGACAAAAGGAGTGTGAGAAAAATTGATGTTTTGTTTTTACGCATTGCTAAGCCTTCTAAAACTTTTTTAACTTAAAAAACGCCTAACCTGTAATATTAGAATATTTTGCAGGGCAAAGCAACGCAAATTTGTTTTAAAATTCCGCATTTTTGTGCAATAATTCTGTCTGCAAACCGATTTAAACGGGTTGTAAATAAGTTTGGGACACAGAGGTTTACTTTCTGCCGGCCTTGACAACCGCATTAAATGCCGGCTTCGGCTCACAGTTCCTGTTGAACAGAAGCGGGTAATCCGTTCTGCCGCTAACTGGCCAGTTGTTTCGCCAGGAGCAGCCGTCGTGCACTCCCCAGAAAGTTACTCGGCTGATCTTCCCCGAATTCCGGGTGAACAGGGCGAACAGCTGCTGATAGCGATTTGAAAGCTTGCTCTGCATATTTGCCGGCAAACCGTCCGGGAAGGGGTTAATCTCTTTTCTAAGCTCATAATTTTGGCTTATATCTGCGCCTCTGTGCTCCCATGCGCTCGGAAGCACCGTTAAATCCAGCTCTGTAATCATCACCTTCAGCCCAAGGCTTGAAAATGCATCAATGCTTTTTTGAATTTCAGCAGCAGATGGATGGCTGAGCCCCCAGTGCCCCTGTATGCCGATGCCGTCTATCCGCAGGCCCCTGCTTTGCAGCTTCTCTGCAAGCTCTGCGGCGGCCTTCCTCTTTTCACTTCGATACATATTATAGTCGTTGTAGTAGAGTTCTGCATCCGGAGCTGCCTGATGGGCGTATTCGAAGGCCTTGGCGATATAATCATCGCCTATAATCTCACGCCATTTGGTATTTCTGAGCGAGCCGACATCCTCAATCGCCTCGTTCACAACATCCCAGCCGTGTACTCTGCCCTTATACCTGCCTGCAACCTTGAATATATGCTCCCTCATCCTTTTGAGCAGCTCTTTGCGGCTAACCTCGCTTCCATCTGCATTTTCGAACACCCAATCCGGCGTCTGATTATGCCAGATAAGCGTATGGCCTGCAACGAACATCGAATTTTCCTCGCCGATGGAGGCGTATTTATCTGCCGGCTCAAAGTTGTATTCATCAGGCTTTGGATGTATGCTGCTCCATTTCATAACATTCTCAGGCGTAATGGAGCTGAACTGCTCGGCAAGAAGAACGCCTGCTTTTGGGTCTCGCCCGTAAATCTGGCTTCTGTTAACCGCAGCACCGATGTGAAAATCATCTTTGAAAACGTTTTTCAGTTTTGCCTCAGAAACACCTTCTGATGCATAGCATAAAGACACTGCTGCAAATAATGCTGCAAACCACAATCTCATAAATTCTCCCTTAATTCTAACCGCAGAAATTTTACTACTAAACGATGATATTCCAATTTGATTTAATTTGCAAATACCCTCTAACGGCTCTTCTGCATTTAAGCGAATTTATTCGGTCTCAATTTTCGCCTCGAGAATGCCTGCTGAGGAGGTCTTTTTCGGGGTTACCACAATCCTCATCGCCTCGCAGGGCTTCACCTCTGCGGGGTGCACGGTGTTGAATGAATCCTCAATCACACTGTAGGAATCGGTGAGATACGGCTCCATCTTCTCCCAGCTTCCGCTGATTTTTCGCTCGATATGCCAGCTTGCAGGGAGCTGCACTCCCCCGCCGTCGTTGTAGAAATAAAGCCCAACAGAGGAAATTTTTTGAGGTTCATCGAAATTGTAGGTGATTGTCTGGGTTTTCCCCTTTCGCGGCCAGCTCGTCCAGCGGGGGATGCTTCTGTCGCTGGAAGACTCTGGGATCTTACCGTCGCTCACAGCTTCCGCATCATCGCCGCGGTATGTGTAGCTCGCTTCAATAATGCCCATATCGCTTATGAACGCATCCTCACCCATTGCAGCCTGCCTTGCTCCCTGCTTTGTTTGGGCGAACCATACAACCATACTCGTTCTCGGGTTGCGGTTGTTCCAAACGTTGTACGGCGTTAGCACCACCTGCCTTACTTCAGGACTCTTGTATTTGCGTGCAGGCAGAACAATCTTCTTATTACCCGCAAGCATACCGCTTTTAATCTCAAGCACCTTGCCTGCAGCGTTGGTTCTGGGCAGATAAAAATTCTGCACCTTGCCTTCGCCGTTATCAGGCTCTTCAGCGCAGTAAACAATCGGGCCGCGTTCCACGGCCGCCTTGCCGATATTCGCCTCCACCTTATCTATGCAGTCAACGTATCGAACGGGCATATCCATAAACAGCCCCACGCTGTCTCCTTTCTGCCATTTGCGTTTTATAACTGCATAGCCCTTCTTCATTTCCGGCTCAATTACCCTGCCGTTTACTGATATATTCCAGTTTGGCTTGATATTGTCTATATAGCTG
This window of the Sedimentisphaera salicampi genome carries:
- a CDS encoding LamG domain-containing protein, producing MKLLNFTCILCIIVSAQAANWWTNAEYNDWSWGNANNWGQSTVPDSSAAAVEINKSGWEARAQVSPEGDFECGSLLVGKNSGPSYLVVKGSLKAYDNVTAGNWGSDADGTIEISQGGSFIGEKALFLGRYADTRGVLNVNSGTVDVNWSLYVPGDWSSSGGTAELNAYGGTVTADDIVIQDGGKVDVTGGTLKVAGYKKNKFEQYVQDGLLTAYGGDPRGSVSIIEDGTHTVITASKLPEENVFNPMPADTKELEYYTAPLTLSWQPGEFETHHDVYFGTSYEDVSAATPSTTGIYQGRFETPDSDPNLVYSYGPMSGLSLDEEYFWRVDSVNTDTSEVWKGDVWSFNTPEYNLIDDFESYDEASPVGDVWSPAPDPNTVIAENQQAVELAYNDGLAETSRILPFSDLSFGEGEAITVSFFGELPMNALLSISLTDSSSNSYSVLYNPSVADRANQWKGFDAKLSDFAAGGVDITDVQTVTLGIDAAGCGEGSIFFDNLQVHPKRCVNRYAFGDFRGTDCLADLGDYSVIANDWGMSGKIVTAAESEPAGLTARYKFDETEGEIISDCSANQLDGELKGTSMPAGAWNPTSGYDGGCLDLSVISSGWFQFPGESLVPERLSDPNAAGADEVTVSLWVNGNTDARTSDQNLMKFKNPNWAGAVYLPGSYQKEGNIVEFALNGDKLSWGWAGPEDWQGSWNHYAFVKNANTGELNIYRNGEMMARDAYSACSLIDVTNWELIRGWNGKVDDLRFYNRALSQEEILYLAGQDSVYQAVRSWADKNHDNSVDLTDLSNMFDCWVEEKLWPSED
- a CDS encoding sugar-binding domain-containing protein, giving the protein MRKNKTSIFLTLLLSVSVFAASIDLSGQWQFKLDPQDEGEEQSWFNQSFEKRINLPGSIQEQGYGEEIGLDTDFVWRKSVDFKNYPKWPEHPMYDEYSKPGNILIPYFLNPDRHYTGLAWFTKEVEIPENWEDKEIFLNLERVHWRSHVWIDSEKVGQFDSLAASHKYNCTNQLSSGRHKITIAVDNRMLYPIGKNSHSITNHTQTPWNGIIGAIELSAKPKLRISDVQVYPNIAEKTAEVKLKVSGIEESEYGKLKISASSFNTGNQHKTGVHSFPVTAGSINPEIAVSFPMGEDVLLWDEFSPNLYRMNLSLNLEGRQEIAESAVFGMREIETEGSSFLVNGRKTFLRGTLECCIFPKTGYPSMDIEYWEKIMTQCKNYGLNHIRFHSWCPPEPAFEAADRAGVYLQPECNIWAGVKRRDSDIAAYVKAEWKRILKEYGNHPSFTLYGVGNEGWMKAEIMEELIRETKNDDRRRLYTGYANGFNSENTEYYIGKSVSVSGAQNLEALRRFRIRYQCGWPPVPGSSYLTSREPDTNLDYSTIAALYPKPLIQHETVQRCSYPDVDDIDKFTGSLTPGYLIIARDQLEERGMLEQNDDFVQASGKWQVKQFKEEIEAGLRTKGLGGFQLLDIHDFLGQGTALVGVLDGFWDSKGYVSGEEFRKFCSPVVPLLRMKKRVFTSHEQFDAKLEAANFSQSEISNTQLRWAIKDESGETVKRGVCPEVNLPVGNGHWAGRIRFNLSSLNAPAKYNISVSILQADAENNWDFWVYPEKAEVPEPKDFIIAETLNAESMDYLLEGAKMLLLPEKDYIKGNVKPCFPSIYWNCPWTDGGESDTLGMLCDPNHPVFNDFPTDMHTNWQWWGLMNDCKPMILNEMPRDFRPAIQMIDDWHRNRKLGLLFEAKVGEGSVLVCCMDIESGLDERPAARQLKTSIYNYMQSENFAPQQSISTEELRAVFN
- a CDS encoding endo-1,4-beta-xylanase; protein product: MRLWFAALFAAVSLCYASEGVSEAKLKNVFKDDFHIGAAVNRSQIYGRDPKAGVLLAEQFSSITPENVMKWSSIHPKPDEYNFEPADKYASIGEENSMFVAGHTLIWHNQTPDWVFENADGSEVSRKELLKRMREHIFKVAGRYKGRVHGWDVVNEAIEDVGSLRNTKWREIIGDDYIAKAFEYAHQAAPDAELYYNDYNMYRSEKRKAAAELAEKLQSRGLRIDGIGIQGHWGLSHPSAAEIQKSIDAFSSLGLKVMITELDLTVLPSAWEHRGADISQNYELRKEINPFPDGLPANMQSKLSNRYQQLFALFTRNSGKISRVTFWGVHDGCSWRNNWPVSGRTDYPLLFNRNCEPKPAFNAVVKAGRK